A window of Acidobacteriota bacterium genomic DNA:
AGGTCCACCACCAGCAGGTGGCGGAAGGAGGTCTCCTGCCCTTGCAGCGCCTTCGCCAGCGCCTGGACTCCCCAGCGGTTGGTGCGCTCGGAAACGCCGATCAGGATCACCTCCGGGCTCGGCACCAACACATCGCCGCCCTCGACCGTCGGCAAGGTACCGGCGGAGGAGTCGAGGGTGAGCCGCCCGTCGTGGGCCGCCGAAAGCTCCGGATGAAAGGTAAAGATCGTCTGCCCCAGAAGCGCCTCCCGCGCCCGCGCGCCGGTCGCCATCGACGAGGTCAGCACCTGGCGGCCGAGGAGCACCTGCGGATCCCGCTGGAAGAAATAGTTCGGCACCGGGTTGACCAGGAAGAAGTTCCGCCCATCCGCCGTCGCCGGATTGGGCAACCCCTCGACCAGGGTGCGCGCCAGCTCCGCCGGCGCCTGGCCCGCGAGGCGCTCTCGCAGTTCGGGGCGCAGGCCCTCGCGCCGGGTCAATTCGCCCAACACCCAGTCCACCGCCCCGTCGGCGGCCAGCGCCTCCCCCAACAAATCGCCGGCGATCACCACCCGGGCACCGGAGCGTTCCAGCACCGTCTCGAACAGGCTGTGCTCGCGCCGCGCCGAGGCGCCGTAGAGGATGTCGTCGAAGAGCAGCCGCTCCATCATCGAGGGCGACATGCGGTCGATCTCCAGACCCGGCCGATGGACCAGGACGGTGCGGAGCCGGCCGAGTTCAGATTCGATTCGGATCTTCATGAGAATGCCCGGAAAAACGTGGTGGTCAAGGGCCGAGAGCCGCCAGAAAAACTACCTGCGCGGGCGCTCGGAGAGCACCCAAACTATACACCACCAAGGGCTTCGGACTGGAGGCGGCGGACGCTGTTAGACTGCGCCGCGATGGCAGCCGAAACGCCTCAGAATCCACTGCACGAACGCTACGCCTCGCGCGAAATGGCGGCGATCTTCTCCGCCACGAACCGCTTCACCACTTGGCGCCGGCTGTGGATCGCCCTCGCCAGTTCCCAG
This region includes:
- a CDS encoding arginine deiminase family protein; this encodes MKIRIESELGRLRTVLVHRPGLEIDRMSPSMMERLLFDDILYGASARREHSLFETVLERSGARVVIAGDLLGEALAADGAVDWVLGELTRREGLRPELRERLAGQAPAELARTLVEGLPNPATADGRNFFLVNPVPNYFFQRDPQVLLGRQVLTSSMATGARAREALLGQTIFTFHPELSAAHDGRLTLDSSAGTLPTVEGGDVLVPSPEVILIGVSERTNRWGVQALAKALQGQETSFRHLLVVDLPQRRSYMHLDTVFTFVDRDLCLGYPPVIGAGSPETGHVYRVDLDAPNLSFTVQPSLTQALSAVGLDIEVVPCGGAERLNQEREQWTDGANAFALEPGVILLYHRNQHTVDELDRRGWRVLTEEQVVSGEEPMGQGPTVITLEGDELSRARGGPRCMTAALEREELS